The Salvelinus namaycush isolate Seneca chromosome 11, SaNama_1.0, whole genome shotgun sequence DNA window gaccaGATCTTTTGTCAACAATTggtctagaccagtggttctcaaaccttgacctttgccttagcactacacagctgattcaaatcaccaaagcttgatgatgagttgatgaTTTGAATAAGTTGTGTAGTGCTAAGGAAAAATACATAATGTCCACCCCTTTGGGTCCataggaccaggattgagaaccactggtctagtcTAAATAGTTTCCTTCTTGTAAATACACAATGTGACAGGGCAAATGAGGAACTGAATTTCTGCATTCATACGTACATACATTATTATTCCATTGTGTGGTAACTCACCTCTACCGGTAATCCAAGCCCTGCCTCCTTCCATATGAACATGTAGATAAGGAGTAAAAAACATATTACAGAATTTAGAAAGTATTAATCCTGCTGAGACAGTGTATTGGCTAAAGGATAGGCTTACTAAGTACAGGACCAAGTAAGTCTTGTATTTGTATTTAAGAATACTCTGCATTTAGATTTAAAATATTTGGTTGATGGCTTCTTAAAATATGAAATTTATTTCTCTATCAGAAAAGATAAATGATAACAATTAGTGTTTTTAAAGTTATgtaaaagaaaaatatatatatatatttctgacAATTGTTCTATTTTCTCCACCATTTACCATGTTCCCATGTAGGAATGAACAGAGGACTTCTCTTTGTGGTCTCTATGGTGATGGGCTGCCTGGCACCAGGTGTTAGTGGAAACGGACATCTCTCGTTTGCCAATAATACGGAGGTAAGGTTCTCAATCTACTCTTTCCAGCAACAACTTTATGGACCAGGGGCCGGATTCACAAAACATTACTTACGAAAAAACTTAAGAAGCTGCTTAAGACAAAAAATAAGAAGTTCATAAGATAGTTCGTAAATGCAATTCCTCAAAATGTTCTTGGGAATTCGTCGTTTTCTTAGAAACTTCGTAAATATCTTTCTTAAGAACTTCGTAAATATCGTCTTATGTGGCATTGACATTAGTGACGTGCTTGAAACTAATAAATAATCCTATGTGACAGGAATGATAGGATTTGGCCCACTATAATAGTGTTGATGTTTACATTTTctaacatttttttttgttgctttatgTCTcgagaataaaaaatgttttagttGGCTCGCGAACCCTTAATACACGCATACAAAAAAACTTTATTTTTCACACATTATAGCAAGACTATCGTTAGCTACTGTACATCAACATAAAAAATAGATAACCAAGGAAAGCGTAATAAAAACTTCAGCAAACGAGCTTGAAGTGATGGTGGAGGAAATAGCAGCCTGGAAAAGGTTGCTGTTGGGGAGACTTGATAACTGCGGGGTCACTGCAgacaaaaaaagacaaaaaaaaagagAGGATGGGCGAGAGTCGCGGAGTCTGTCTATGCTGTCGGGGGTATGGCAAAGGACAGTGACGCCGTAAAAAAGAAGTGGTCCGACATCAAGTCGGCTGCTAAGAAGAAGGGAGCTGAGAGACCATTAATGTGCAccagctggaggagaaggtgGTAGAGGGACTGCGCAACCGGTTAGTTCGGTAGCTACCTTCGCTAGCCAAAGCGTCCCGACATTATAGCCAACAACATAGCTAACGacgttaacgttagctaagtTAGCCAAGTTCTTTGCAAATTGACGAGATAACGCTAGCTATTTAAAACGTATAGAATATTGTAATATATTGTTaattactagctagctagataatgcaCGTATAATTTGTCTTCTTGCTGTATTTAAATACCCGGTTGCCAGCTGTATCTGTGGTGCAAGAAAACTTTCATGTTTACAAAATTATCTAGTCGTCTCAAGACAAGGGTTTAGCTGTCCTAAAGTTCAGTACATTTCAAATAAGAAATCCTAAAGCATTATTTTCAAGAATCCCATTTCTTAACTTTTTTCTTAGGAAGAAACTTAGGAAGAACATTTCCAATAACTTTattgaggaatagcaactttgcttaactttcttcttaagtctgtagttaaggaaaaaatggcagttaagaagaaatttcttTACAAAATTTTGTGAATCCGGCCCCAGCTCCTAACTTAAAGTCATAGTTCACTCCCAAATCAAAGTTAGTCAGATGATTTTAGAAGTCAAAGTGGTATGATGTCAATGAGTCAACAGCCCACAAATTTAGATTGTGAAATTaacttgtgtgtgtgcataactTGAACTAGATTTGCTGTGTGTGGTTTGACAGGTGCATATCACACGGACAGGCTGTGGATTGATTAAGCTGTGTGTAGAGACCCCAGAACAATGTGATCCTACAGGAAAAACAAGCTGCCTCTTCGCTTCCATAGTCACCACCGCCCCCTCTTCTCCTAATGGAGTAGACCTGTTAGTTGAGCTCCTTGGGGACTCCAGTGGATACATTGCTCTAGGACTGACTGCCAACGAGACAGAGGtaacacatgcgcacacacaaccAGAAAAACAAGATGAACCCAGAACCACATAATTATCACTTTTTGGACTTCTTCCCAAAGACAAGACATTAAGGGACCTTTCGTTGGACATTAAATTGCTGTTGTAGTAGAGGTAATGATGATTGTCTGTAACCcatgctctccctctcttctatgAATAGGGAACGTCTATGGTTTTTATCTGTGCCCAGAACAGAAATGGCAGTTTCTTCTTCCGCTCTGCCCAGCGCAACAACCCCAACAACACAATTTCTCTGACACAAAGGGTGAAGAGGCTTTCATCATCAAATCAATTGACACTATTGAAGTTGGTTATTTACTGTAGGCAAatgtaacacttttttttgtgttCCCAGATTGTGAAAAACATCACTGGCTCAGTCAATGGGACTGTCATCCAGTGTAAATTTAGCGTGCCAGCGGTTAATGCAACAACCAGGACCAGTCACGTCACCACCTTCACCACCTTCCTCGCTGTGGGAAATGTCACAAACAGTAAGTGTGTTGACCTGATATTGGAACCAGGCACAGACACACCCTCTCTCACTGTAATAATTTTATCTTCTAAACATCTGCCTTCTGCTTCATCCCTACTTATTCAGGTATGGGTATTGGTGACATCAACATACGCTTGACCAATAAGCCGTTGAACCTGGCTGACCCTACCAGCAACGTTGCAACAACGTCAGTCCCaacaacagcagtcccaacaacAGCAGGCAGCAGCGCACTCGCATCGCAAGGTAAGCAAGTCAGGCTTGAGCTAGAAGTTGCCCTTAATCAACCATAGATCTGCTGTGGCCATGTCTATTCTAGTGCTTCCCATGTTCTGTCGGGTCCATAACATCCAGTCAATCCACCCTTCCCTTTCAGCTGTGATTGTCCTGCTCAGTGTGCTGATGTATCGTCTTTCCTGAAGAGAACCTGAAGGTTAGCCAGCTTCAACACCAATGGAAAGATAACCCTTTTACCCTAAATATTTGAAGGAAAATTGACTCAGTATCTCAGATGAATTACTGTTAATGTGGGATCTTGGTAATTTAAATGTGTGTGAAAGGGAACAATTAGAAAGTACGTATGCTACAGTAAAATGAATTAATTGGTTgataatgtacagttgaagtcagaagtctacatacaccttagccaaatacatttaaaatacgccttaggtcaattaggatcaccactttattttaagaatgtgaaatgtcagagtaataggagtttcagaggacatttctccaaaaagtacgatctttgtccccatgtgcagttgcaaaccgtagtctggcttttttggagcagtggcttcttccttggcgAGCGGCATAGGACtcatttttactgtggatacttttgtacctgtttcctccagcatcttcacatggtctttgctgctgttctgggattgatttgcacttttctcaaagtacattcatctctaggagacagaacgcatctcttaCCTGAgcggtcccatgatgtttatacttgcactgatgaacgtggtaccttcaggcatttggaaattgctcccaaaggaTGAATTGGACatggtctacaatttttatttctgaggtcttggctgattttcccatgtcaagcagaggcactgagtttgaacaTAGGCTAATTGAAGTTGTACTTCAAGGCCTATCAAAAGCCAAAGACAAAGTTCCTGGAATTttgcaagctgtttaaaggcagtcaacttagtgtatgtaaacaactgtttgaaaaatgacttgttattcacaatgtagatgtcctaaccaacttgccaaaactatagtttgtcaacaagaaatgtggagtggttgaaaaatgagttaatgactccaaccacaATTCTGATAAGTAAATACTGTGCCAATTTTGTATTTGTGGATCCTTTAATAAATAGTTATACCCTCCTTCCTCTGGTTAATTTCATACAATACTCAAAGTTGAGGCATTTTGTAGCCAAAAACATGCCATCGTCTCCAATAGATGCATATTATTGGATTTCAAGGAGAGGACCATGGTTTGATAAGCTGTTTCCATGACAATTGTGTACCTACTACATGGCTGGTTGGGTCTAAGTATGATAAAGCACATGAGTGGCCTGTTCTCAGTCATCTGACAACCAAAGTTCCCTCTGTTGGGTAACATCTCCAGATAGTGGTGATCCACAGTACACGTAATGCTTTCATCTGAAAACCTGCCTCAATTCAATAAAAAGCATTAATCAGAGTATTTAATTGCAATTTATTATTACAGTACAACTTAGTATAAAAATAATGACATGAATATAAGGAAGATACATACTCAGGTGGGCCCAAAAATCAAGTTTCTTCAAACCTGTCATCTCTTGATTGCCAATGTGATTTCACTTGTGGCTCAGGTCAGAATAAATGGCCATTTCTGCTCTCGGCTGGTCAAAAAAAAGGAACAGCAGCACAGCAAATCACCTATTACTGCTCGCTACCTACAGCTAGTTCCAATGTAATTGACTGCAGGACAATGCTAGATGTGTAACAATGATAGGAGGGGGCTGAAATTGCACCAAGAAAAAATATACCTGTGGTAGTGGGGGCAGGTGAGTGTGTGACATTTCATAGTGTGGGAATTAAAATAGGAGTCGGAGGTCCCACTGGAAGTTGTGTGGATGTATTTGTCTGTACAAGTGTGCATCCGTCTGTCTATGAGTCCTCATCTCCGTTGACACTGTCACCATCGTCTCCATCCACatgctctccttcctcctcttcatcatcatcatcccttTCTTGACTCTTTACCTGAGACCAACGATTACGTGGTGAGTACAAACAATCCAATAAGCATAAATACACCACCCTTCATCTTTTGCAGCATCATGAcatttctccccctccatctcacctcctctTCTAGCAGGTCCCCCTCCTCCTCAGAGTCGTTGAGCTCCtggttctccctctccctcttgaTGCTCTCCTCCTTCTTGTTGCTGGAATGCTGCAGTGAGGACACCACTCCAGGTTCAGGCTTGGTACCTTTCCCATCTGCCCAGAGAAACAGGTCAAACCAGACAGATAAAATGGCGTCAAAGATGAAATCCATCATCTGTGTATACAAGTCTGCTGAATACGGAGATACATAAACAGTACAAATCAGCTCATGAATGTGTTTAAACTTTGAACAACACATGGTTCAGGTGACCCTCCTGCACCCTACCTGACTTCTTGCCGTGGTCCTTCTCCATGCGGCCTAGGCTCTCCAGCAGGTAGTCTACTTTGTGTTTAATCAGCGTCAGCTCCTTCTTGATGGTCTGCAGGTCATCTGTTTTCACTGAGAGGAAACGGGAAGAGATAAAGGTTTGAGCTTTTTTGAACACACTGCCTAATGAAGCTGTTTGACAAGTGTCATTAGCCACGTGATTCATCATAAGCATTGACAGCATGTACTGCACCAGGGTGCTATAACTCTGCTAGCCTGCAAGTGTATTACGAGTAATATGTCAGTTGAGTGGTTAGCGCAGAGGGCTGGGTACTAACTTGTTCTTGAGGATGCTCTCTGGCTGCTCTTGGAGGAGAAACTGGCCTTGGTGCGGCGGCTACCCCCTCCAGTCATGCTGACCCGCGGGCGCTTGGATGGGATCACTGCTCGGGACaggggtgggggaggaggagggggcacgCGGGACGGGTACGAGTACACTCTGAGAATAGAGTAATTAATGAACCAACTTTATTTCATTTACTCTAATTCCTCTTGCATATTAAGTTTATTTAACTAGAGCTAAAAGAACAGGATGTGGGAACAGACAAAGCACTGGACTCACCGGTCATAGTAATCTCTCTGGAAGTCGTAGTCCAGATCAAATGTGGGACTGCTGTGGGGTGAAGAAAATTGCTTGTCAAAAAAAGATACATTGTATGCAGTGGAGAAGAGGAAGATTTGGAGAGGAAAGACAGCATGTTCACATTTTAATATTAGGTATTTAAAAACGTGGTTCTTTACATTGAATCAGACCTGTACATGTCTCCCGCAGAGCGCTTTGTGGTCTTTGACCTGTGGGGTTTGGGTTCTCCGGCCAAGTTAATGTctgaggaagagaggacagagtcAGTCTTGGAAATACAATCTTTATCCATATTCAGTAGTCACAAAGAGCCACCTTTAAAAACAGTTATCCTCCAAGCAGGCAAGATACTGTACCCTAAAATGTCAGTTTTGCTCATTACCCAAAGAACCCTGAGGCCAATTTGAGGCATTGCACACCAGCCCCAGAAGCTGGCTTTAGTTCTTACCCAGCACCTGTCCCACGATCATGCGTCCGTCCTCACCACCTACGGCAGCCCGGGCACATCTCTCGTTGACGAACTGGACGAAGGCAAAGCCCTTGTGCACAGAACAGCCCACAATCTTGCCATACTTGCTGAAGATGGCCTCCACGTCAGTCTTGGTGACCAGTAGCGTGTTGAGGTTTCCGATGAAGACCCGGGAGTTGAGCGAGCGAGGGTCCGTCTTGTTGGTCACGTTGCTGGCCATCAGGGCGCTGGTGGTGGGGGACCGACTGGTGGAGAGGCAGATGAAACCACAATTATCAACTGTGTCACTGCAAGATAACACTACTCAACCATCTTTTTATATAAATAACCGAGTGCCAGGGAATGTTCCTCATGAACACTGTTGTTGACCTTATTCAGATCCTATCACCTCCACCAATTATGTTTTGTGATTGTGTAGCATCTTAAAAAGCCTTCAGATGTCCATGTGTTGGTGGTACATATACTCATATCTAGTCTGATGCAAATCCAGAAGGTCCTACTGTAAACAAGACCATGAATAAGCAAAGACAACACTCATCACAATATATAAAAACACCATAACGTCATACTTGTGGCTGTACAGGAGCTGCATATCACATTTCAATTGATAGACAAACCAAAACTCACTCAAtacaatttatattttttacgAATAAATGGATGCACACGAGTGTCCACTGACTGTTCAGACATATTAGAATGGTGTGGAGGGGGAAATATGCATGTTGCAATCCACCTTTGGCAGGTTTTGTAGCATGGTTTGTTTTATATTGCCTGAATTGCTAATCTAGGCAGGGGTCACAGTTAACAAGCGTCTAAGAGTAGGAAATAGATGGCACGCAACAGGACCAGGCTACTATTTAGCGCTTTAAGCCTACGGGCAGGGAAAGGCACATGTGTACAAATGAGGAATTTGGTGCTCAATATTAGTGGCACGTGGTATTTTGTGGAAGGCTAAGCACAGGGGGTTGGGCACAATTGGACATTGAAGAGAGAATCTCAATGGCACCGCATACAACCAGTGTCAAAAAAGTAAGCATTAATAACAACCGATGGGTGTTAAATAACCATCACTCACTCCATAGCGTCTGTGTGCACGGCGGTCGTCTGTCAGTTCTTTGACACTGAGGGCAAGGCCAGTGTGTGCGGGCAGGTGTCTTGGGTGCTCTCAGCATAAACTACAACTCCAGCAGCACCCTCAGAATGCAGAACTTCACCCCACGATTTATACTGAGGCGGGCGACAGAACACACCTGTGACATTGTACAGGGTTATTAGTCTTACCTGGTTGGGTTTTGTACATAATTCAGTTGTCAAAGAGGAAAAACAGGGTTATTGGCATCCTATAGAGGACAAATGATGTGTAAGACTAGGAGCAGCCTAGCCAATCAGAGATACAATATGCTTCAAGTACTTGTAGTTGCACATTATGCAAATGTATCAATGTTGATAGATTGTGTTATTACGGTTCAGACATCCATTACAGGGATAAGTCGTAGTAGGTAATGTGGTAATCACTGACAAGCCTTTTCAGATTTACTGTAAGAGTAGTCATTTGTGATGTACACAGGGAAATAACATTGGGATGTTGTTTTGCATGAACATAGTTACTGAAAGGTAATactttgcctgctttgaggacTTCACAATCAGTGTATGTTCTGCACAGGGGCAACAAGAACACTCAAGCTGCTTATGGGCCTACAGCAGTACCGCATGGGGTGGTGTGTGGGAGGCAGGAGCTGTGCACTGCAGAGTTGAATGTCCCAACTCCCTTATTTTATAGAACTCAAGTGTGCAGATATGATACAAGTGAAAATAAAAGACAGTGTACTAGGCATGCTCCACAGATGAGATCAGACCAAACTAAAACTTGATTATTAGCAGCCTAATGATGAGTGACATCTAACAAGCTAATCAATCAGTACTGGGGTCTCTGGCAGGGAGGGGCCTGAGGCACAGCACTACAACTCTGAACATTCATAATTCACCACCTGACTTACAAAGTAAATGCTAGTAGCTAGAATCGCTTTTGAATGAAACTTACTAATATCTTTAACACTATTGTTTAGTGTAAGATGCACCTTGATTAAATCAGGTTCATTAAAGACTAGACAATTTTACCAGCCCACACCTTGCCAAGGCAGCCTGAATAACCTCAATCTTCACCATCTACTTAACTAGTAGTCAaagactacagtatatatattagaTAAACCTACCTAGTTTTATATTGCTTTTGGGTCTAGCAAAGAGACTGAGCAAGGACAAAGTACATAACTGCATCATTCATAAAGTAACTTTTAATTAGTGTAACAAAAATAGCAAATGTCCTTGTGTCGTCGGTCACATTAATTCTACGGTTATGAACCTAAAATAAAGTTAATCTATTCGCTAACGTAATGTTGTGAAAAACAATGGACAATCAACATTTCTTGCAGAAAAAAAACATTCCCGCAAAAATAGCGTTCCTGTCCCAGTCGGACTCCAAAACCAGCTAatcacaaaaataaaataaaaacaccaCAAGCCAAAATGTGCAACATGGAATATAGATATAACAAAAAAACGGCCAAAATTGCAATAAATTCAACAAGGTTAGCACGCTAGAGATACAATCCACaaggttagctagttagcttacaTGCTAACCAACCAGCAAAGTTAACACATTGAACTGCAGCCGTTTTGTAGTCATCGTCCACAAAGAAAGCCGTCTTCGCAGTTATTGTCTTAAAAAGCTTGGCTTATACAACTCAGTTTGCAAAAACTGTATTAAAAAATAATGGGATCCTGCTAGCTAGGATGTTGTTGGGCCAACTTGCCATCTACCTAGCTTTAAGAAATTGAACCATAATGAGTTAGCTAGCCGCTCGCGCAAATAGAAAAATACATAGCGTTAAAAAAGAAAACTCCAAAGATACTGCAAAGTCAGAGGAAAAAAATTAAAACAGCCTTGAATAAAAATACTCACCGGGAGCTTAAAGATTTAAATGGCTTATATTTCAGCTAAATCGGTCACTAGTGCTAGTACTACGATCGTCTTCTTGCGGCTAAAATAAGCTGTTTTTAACCCTGCACGAAATGGCGCAGCACCCAACAAAGGGGAGGTAGCCAAGACTACTTCTTCTACTTCTTCGGTATAATGGCGTTCGCACATTTTGTTAATgcatgctgccacctactgtgcgGTAGTGTGTATTGAATCACCTTACATTTTGTGATGCAAAAAGGTAAAACTTGCACCACCAACTAACCATACACATATATGTCActatttaataaataaaataatcactagcccattccactactttcccCCTAACTGATTCTACACCAGCCTACACATtgtaactcttctgcagtaaaacTTCCGATAtgcccaagtacttctctgcagctgccaccacaacatctattttctatGATTTACGTTACATTTCTGCAGTACAGACCATTGCAATGAATGCAAAAGTAAGAATCTTACTTAAGCACAAATTTGTAACAATCTGTATTGGCCTAGGCCTACAACTCACCCTTGACCCATCATCCTCTACTCTCGTCACTGCCTCAGACCCTGGCAATCTCAACCTCTCGCACAGGACACCCCCACAATTGACACACAGTTTTTCCActgatactacacattcctttgtcccatgccctcctgcacacatctcggaatctccctcctacacacttcTGCAACATTACCATAAACTAGTCATCTGAAAATCTTAGTGGGTTCGGCACAAATGCTCTCACTGGATAACTGACATATCCTAACATGACTTTATCTGGTAAAGACTGcttcaaaactcaaaaggacAGTGTAAAATATGGGTTGTTTATGAATTCGAAGGACCAATAAAAAAGGATAGAAAAAACATAGGTGCTGGATTTTACGCCGGTAGCAACCACCACAAGGTGTCCGTTCAGAACACGAGGAAGCAGTTGTTCCAGTTCAAGGATTTAATgaagatccacacacacacatacaacaccactctctctctgatACTAATTGTGGTTCTGTAATAAAAAGAGGAGAACTTAGGcatatattttccatgctgtGCCATAGCCTAtttcaccacattcttttggagagattggaaacccaaattggtctacacggacaagttctggcctggtttagatcttatctgtcggaaagatatcagtttgtctctgtgaatggtttgtcctcagacaaatcaactgtacatttcggtgttcctcaaggttccgttttaggaccactattgttttcactatatatttgacctcttgcggatgtcattcgaaaacataatgttaactttcactgctatgcggatgacacacagctgtacatttcaatgaaacatggtgaagccccaaaattgccctcgctagaagcctgtgtttcagacataaggaagtggatggctgaaaactcggacaaaacagagatgcttgttctaggtcccaagaaacaaagagatcttctgttaaatctgacaattaatcttgatggttgtaaagtcgtctcaaataaagctgtgaaggacctcggcgttactctggatcctgatctctcttttgacgaacatatcaagactgtttcaaggacagcttttttccatctacgtaacattgcaaaaatcagaaattttctgtccaaaaatgatgcagaaaaattaatccatgtttttgttacttctaggttagactactgcaatgctctactttccggctacccggataaagcactaaataaacttcagttagtgctaaatacggctgctagaatcctgactagaaccaaaatatttgatcatattactccagtgctagcctccctacactggcttcctgttaaggcaagggttgatttcaaggttttactgttaacctacaaagcgttacatgggcttgctcctacctatctttccgagttggtcctgccgtacatacctacacgtacgctacggtcacaagacgcaggcctcctaattgtccctagaatttctaagcaaacagctggaagcagggctttctcctatagatctccatttttatggaatggtctgcctacccatgtgagagacgcagactcggtctcaacctttaattctttattgaagactcatctcttcagtaggtcctatgattgagtgtagtctggcccaggagtgtgaaggtgaacggaaaggctctggagcaacgaagcgcccttgctgtctctgcctggccggttcccctctctccactgggattctctgcctctaaccctattacaggggctgagtcactggcttactggtgctctttcatgccgtccctaggaggggtgcgtcacttgagtgggttgagtcactgacgtgatcttcctgtctgggttggcgcccccccttgggttgtgccgtggcggagatctttgtgggctatactcggccttgtctcaggatggtaagttggtggttgaagttatccctctagtggtgtgggggctgtgccttggcaaagtgggtggggttatatccttcctgtttggccctgtccgggggtatcatcggatggggccacagtgtctcctgacccctcctgtctcagcctccagtatttatgctgcagtagtttatgtgtcgggggctagggtcagtttgttatatctggagtacttctgtcttatccggtgtcctgtgtaaatttaagtatgctctctctaattctctctttctttctctctctcggaggacctgtgccctaggaccatgcctcaggacgacctgacataatgactccttgctgtccccagtccacctggccgtgctgctgctccagtttcaactgttctgcctgcggctatggaacccggacctgttcaccggacgtgctacctgtcccagacctgctgttttcaactctctagagaccgcaggagcggtagagatactcttaatgatcggctatgaaaagccaactgacatttactcctgaggtgctgcaccctcgacaactactgtgattattattatttgaccatgctggtcatttatgaacatttgaacatcttggccatgttctgttataatctccacccggcacagccagaagaggactggccacccctcatagcctggttcctctctaggtttcttcctaggttttggcatttctagggagtttttcctagccaccgtgcttctacacctgcattgcttgctgtttggggttttaggctgggtttctgtacagcactttgtgatatcagctgatgtacgaagggctgtataaatacatttgatttgatttgaatgtcaaCAACTAAACAGGCTATGTGGACCCAAAAACATGCCAGATGCACAAAGAACAATAGCGCAATGTAGAAATATctacacattttaaaacataaCAAGCATGAGCGATCTACATTTGAAAATAGCCTAGCACCACAGACAAATACTAACACATGCTAATCGCTAATAAGCATGTT harbors:
- the LOC120056078 gene encoding putative ferric-chelate reductase 1, with product MNRGLLFVVSMVMGCLAPGVSGNGHLSFANNTEVHITRTGCGLIKLCVETPEQCDPTGKTSCLFASIVTTAPSSPNGVDLLVELLGDSSGYIALGLTANETEGTSMVFICAQNRNGSFFFRSAQRNNPNNTISLTQRIVKNITGSVNGTVIQCKFSVPAVNATTRTSHVTTFTTFLAVGNVTNSMGIGDINIRLTNKPLNLADPTSNVATTSVPTTAVPTTAGSSALASQAVIVLLSVLMYRLS
- the LOC120056080 gene encoding heterogeneous nuclear ribonucleoprotein C-like isoform X3; this encodes MASNVTNKTDPRSLNSRVFIGNLNTLLVTKTDVEAIFSKYGKIVGCSVHKGFAFVQFVNERCARAAVGGEDGRMIVGQVLDINLAGEPKPHRSKTTKRSAGDMYRSDSISPTFDLDYDFQRDYYDRVYSYPSRVPPPPPPPLSRAVIPSKRPRVSMTGGGSRRTKASFSSKSSQRASSRTMKTDDLQTIKKELTLIKHKVDYLLESLGRMEKDHGKKSDGKGTKPEPGVVSSLQHSSNKKEESIKRERENQELNDSEEEGDLLEEEVKSQERDDDDEEEEGEHVDGDDGDSVNGDEDS
- the LOC120056080 gene encoding heterogeneous nuclear ribonucleoprotein C-like isoform X2 codes for the protein MDRSPTTSALMASNVTNKTDPRSLNSRVFIGNLNTLLVTKTDVEAIFSKYGKIVGCSVHKGFAFVQFVNERCARAAVGGEDGRMIVGQVLDINLAGEPKPHRSKTTKRSAGDMYSSPTFDLDYDFQRDYYDRVYSYPSRVPPPPPPPLSRAVIPSKRPRVSMTGGGSRRTKASFSSKSSQRASSRTMKTDDLQTIKKELTLIKHKVDYLLESLGRMEKDHGKKSDGKGTKPEPGVVSSLQHSSNKKEESIKRERENQELNDSEEEGDLLEEEVKSQERDDDDEEEEGEHVDGDDGDSVNGDEDS
- the LOC120056080 gene encoding heterogeneous nuclear ribonucleoprotein C-like isoform X1; translated protein: MDRSPTTSALMASNVTNKTDPRSLNSRVFIGNLNTLLVTKTDVEAIFSKYGKIVGCSVHKGFAFVQFVNERCARAAVGGEDGRMIVGQVLDINLAGEPKPHRSKTTKRSAGDMYRSDSISPTFDLDYDFQRDYYDRVYSYPSRVPPPPPPPLSRAVIPSKRPRVSMTGGGSRRTKASFSSKSSQRASSRTMKTDDLQTIKKELTLIKHKVDYLLESLGRMEKDHGKKSDGKGTKPEPGVVSSLQHSSNKKEESIKRERENQELNDSEEEGDLLEEEVKSQERDDDDEEEEGEHVDGDDGDSVNGDEDS